Proteins found in one Zea mays cultivar B73 chromosome 1, Zm-B73-REFERENCE-NAM-5.0, whole genome shotgun sequence genomic segment:
- the LOC100382124 gene encoding uncharacterized protein LOC100382124, translating into MARPPPLKLPCDRPMPYLHDSLIDEILLRVPPHDPGCLVRCSAVCKPWRRHLTDPNFLGRYRAFHRVPPMLGFLFNLADGCFVVRFVRTTSFRPRTLDHAGCYVRDARHGRILFRNIISEKRGFHLFVWSPVTDERWGLFIPLPFYHFVAAVAVLCAKAAREGGCDCDHLDCHSGPFLVAFVATDDNGVTCGCVYSSETGAYSIMTCAQHPNDPVDMDILDPIVLVGNRIYFPAGESKTIVEYDLGRQKLAFLEPPPLAHQGHCMLMPAMGGGLGFASVRESCLYMWSRETGSDRTAAIWTQSRVLELNTLPDCETALGFRESLMGKDVAVVGFAEGLDVIFVRTDVGVFVINLESGQVKKITSRSTNLVISYMSFYTPDHAMG; encoded by the exons ATGGCCAGGCCTCCTCCGCTGAAACTCCCGTGCGACCGCCCAATGCCGTATCTGCACGACAGCCTCATCGATGAGATCCTCCTCCGCGTCCCGCCGCACGACCCTGGGTGCCTCGTGCGCTGCTCGGCCGTCTGCAAGCCCTGGCGCCGCCACCTCACTGACCCCAACTTCCTTGGCCGCTACCGCGCGTTCCACAGGGTGCCTCCCATGCTAGGCTTCCTCTTCAACCTAGCCGATGGTTGCTTCGTTGTGCGGTTCGTCCGCACCACCTCCTTCCGCCCTCGTACCCTCGACCACGCCGGCTGCTACGTGCGCGACGCCCGCCACGGTCGCATCCTCTTCCGCAACATCATCAGCGAGAAGAGAGGATTTCACCTCTTCGTATGGAGCCCCGTCACGGATGAGCGGTGGGGGCTGTTCATACCGTTACCGTTTTACCATTTCGTGGCGGCTGTGGCGGTGCTCTGCGCTAAGGCCGCGCGCGAAGGGGGCTGTGACTGCGACCACCTCGACTGCCACAGCGGGCCCTTCCTCGTCGCATTTGTTGCCACCGACGATAATGGGGTGACGTGTGGCTGCGTCTACTCCTCGGAGACCGGCGCCTATAGCATCATGACCTGTGCTCAACACCCGAATGACCCCGTGGACATGGACATATTGGATCCCATCGTGCTTGTGGGAAATAGGATCTACTTCCCCGCTGGAGAGAGCAAGACCATCGTGGAGTACGACTTGGGTCGCCAGAAACTCGCATTTCTCGAGCCGCCGCCGTTAGCGCACCAAGGTCACTGTATGCTCATGCCGGCAATGGGAGGTGGTCTGGGGTTCGCCAGCGTGCGGGAGTCCTGCCTCTACATGTGGTCGAGAGAGACCGGTTCTGATAGAACTGCGGCGATATGGACGCAGAGCAGGGTATTGGAACTCAACACACTGCCCGATTGCGAAACTGCGCTTGGCTTCAGGGAGAGCTTGATGGGGAAAGATGTAGCTGTGGTTGGCTTTGCGGAGGGCCTCGACGTCATCTTCGTGAGGACAGATGTTGGCGTCTTCGTGATTAACCTGGAGTCAGGCCAAGTCAAGAAGATAACCAGCAGAAGCACCAACCTTGTCATTTCTTACATGAGCTTCTATACTCCAG ATCATGCTATGGGCTGA
- the LOC100282821 gene encoding uncharacterized protein LOC100282821, which yields MARPPPLKLPCDRPLPYLHDSLIDEILLRVPPHDPGRLVRCSAVCKLWRRHLTDPNFLGRYRAFHRVPPMLGFLFNLADGCFVVRFVRTTSFRPRTLDHAGCYVRDARHGRILFCNIISEKRGFHLFVWSPVTDERWGLYIPFPFYHFVAAVAVLCAKAAREGGCDCDHLNCHSGPFLVAFVATDEDGVTCGCVYSSETGAYSIMTCAQHPNGTEDMDTLDPVVLVGNRIYFPAGQSKTIVEYDLGRQKLAFLEPPPLPHQGHGILMPAMGGGLGFASVRESCLYMWSRETGSDRTAAIWTQSRVLELNTLPDCETALGFRESLMGEDVAVVGFAVGLDVIFLRTDVGVFTINRESGQVKKMTSIRPDLVFPYMSFYTPDHATG from the exons ATGGCCAGGCCTCCTCCGCTGAAACTCCCGTGCGACCGCCCGCTGCCGTATCTGCACGACAGCCTCATCGATGAGATCCTCCTCCGCGTCCCGCCGCACGACCCTGGGCGCCTCGTTCGCTGCTCGGCCGTCTGCAAGCTCTGGCGCCGCCACCTCACTGACCCCAACTTCCTTGGCCGCTACCGCGCGTTCCACAGGGTGCCTCCCATGCTAGGCTTCCTCTTCAACCTAGCCGATGGTTGCTTCGTTGTGCGGTTCGTCCGCACCACCTCCTTCCGCCCTCGTACCCTCGAccacgccggttgctacgtgcgcgaCGCCCGCCACGGTCGCATCCTCTTCTGCAACATCATCAGCGAGAAGAGAGGATTTCACCTCTTCGTATGGAGCCCCGTCACGGATGAGCGGTGGGGGCTGTACATACCGTTCCCGTTCTACCATTTCGTGGCGGCTGTGGCGGTGCTCTGCGCTAAGGCCGCGCGCGAAGGGGGCTGTGACTGCGACCACCTCAACTGCCACAGCGGGCCCTTCCTCGTCGCATTTGTTGCCACCGACGAAGATGGGGTGACGTGTGGCTGCGTCTACTCCTCGGAGACCGGCGCCTATAGCATCATGACCTGTGCTCAACACCCCAATGGTACCGAGGACATGGACACATTGGATCCCGTCGTGCTTGTGGGAAATAGGATCTACTTCCCCGCTGGACAGAGCAAGACCATCGTGGAGTACGACTTGGGTCGCCAGAAACTCGCATTTCTCGAGCCGCCGCCGTTACCGCACCAAGGTCACGGTATCCTCATGCCGGCAATGGGAGGTGGTCTGGGGTTCGCCAGCGTGCGGGAGTCCTGCCTCTACATGTGGTCGAGAGAGACCGGTTCTGATAGAACTGCGGCGATATGGACGCAGAGCAGGGTATTGGAACTCAACACACTGCCCGATTGCGAAACTGCGCTTGGCTTCAGGGAGAGCTTGATGGGGGAAGATGTAGCTGTGGTTGGCTTTGCGGTGGGCCTCGACGTCATCTTCTTGAGGACAGATGTTGGCGTCTTCACGATTAACCGGGAGTCAGGCCAAGTCAAGAAGATGACCAGCATAAGGCCCGACCTCGTCTTTCCTTACATGAGCTTCTATACTCCAG ATCATGCTACGGGCTGA